A part of Melittangium boletus DSM 14713 genomic DNA contains:
- a CDS encoding outer membrane lipoprotein-sorting protein, producing the protein MRVLPLAVMTLFMAAPALPGEPTAEALLARYDAVMGPPAFESESEMTAYREDGTSRTYVMKMLRGEEDRFRVWFKDPASARGQEMLRSGDNMWVYLPSLKRATRIANRDSFQGGDFNNADVMRVNYTKDYACTRVPSNVPGTYALELKARTPETAYDAIKLWVRKSDGMPVRGEYYGTSGQMLRSAEFTGYTEFEKGYTRPARVVMRNELVKSRRSELVIHSMHLRVEAPPQRFTQVDLGR; encoded by the coding sequence ATGAGAGTGCTTCCTCTCGCGGTGATGACGCTGTTCATGGCGGCTCCGGCCCTGCCCGGGGAGCCCACGGCGGAGGCGCTGCTGGCCCGCTACGACGCGGTGATGGGCCCGCCCGCCTTCGAGTCCGAGTCGGAGATGACGGCGTACCGCGAGGACGGCACGAGCCGCACCTACGTGATGAAGATGCTCCGGGGCGAGGAGGACCGGTTCCGCGTCTGGTTCAAGGATCCGGCGAGCGCGCGAGGCCAGGAGATGCTGCGCTCGGGGGACAACATGTGGGTGTACCTGCCGTCGCTCAAGCGGGCCACGCGCATCGCCAACCGGGACAGCTTCCAGGGCGGTGACTTCAACAACGCGGACGTGATGCGGGTGAACTACACGAAGGACTACGCGTGCACGCGCGTGCCCTCGAACGTGCCGGGCACGTACGCGCTGGAGCTCAAGGCGAGGACGCCGGAGACGGCCTACGACGCCATCAAGCTGTGGGTCCGCAAGAGCGATGGGATGCCGGTGCGGGGCGAGTACTACGGCACGAGCGGACAGATGCTGCGCAGCGCGGAGTTCACCGGCTACACGGAGTTCGAGAAGGGCTACACGCGGCCGGCCCGCGTGGTGATGCGCAACGAGCTGGTGAAGTCGCGGCGCTCGGAGCTCGTCATCCATTCCATGCACCTGCGCGTGGAGGCGCCGCCGCAGCGCTTCACCCAGGTGGACCTGGGACGTTGA
- a CDS encoding ABC transporter permease, which translates to MRLLPLATRNLMRNPRRTAISLAALVVGVGAMVGLRGFINGQQRVVLENIVLGQVGAIQVHRTGYLANVQGSPLTLDLEDSPALRERLSRVDGVTGVAPRIVFGGMVSLPDATEESEDAGRTGYLLLTAYDPELEPRVTPRRLTWLAEGAHLSGGDTPGLLLDADMARSLRATVMEPSVDEEAWPALLAADREGVLNGEAVRLTGTLVGAPLGDQRQGYVPLGTAQRLLRMEGRVTEYALSVANLEDVHAVRDAARAVLGPGYEVHAWDDVLPFVAQLVRHQDFIFAIVTLVFLLTVLLGIVNVMLMNVLERVREIGTLLAVGLRRRHVVSLFLLEGAVLGLLGGVLGAGVGWGVTWWLGRQGIHLPAYGTTADSVIRPHISGLYVVRAVGLATVGAALAALWPAYRASQLRPVEALAHS; encoded by the coding sequence ATGAGGCTCCTTCCTCTGGCCACGCGCAACCTGATGCGCAATCCGCGCCGGACCGCCATCTCGCTCGCCGCCCTGGTGGTGGGCGTGGGCGCGATGGTGGGACTCCGGGGCTTCATCAACGGGCAGCAGCGGGTGGTGCTGGAGAACATCGTCCTCGGCCAGGTGGGGGCGATCCAGGTGCACCGCACGGGCTACCTGGCCAATGTCCAGGGCTCGCCCTTGACGCTGGACCTGGAGGACTCTCCCGCGCTGCGCGAGCGGCTGTCACGCGTGGATGGGGTCACCGGCGTGGCGCCCCGCATCGTGTTCGGCGGGATGGTGTCGCTGCCGGACGCCACGGAGGAGTCCGAGGACGCGGGCCGGACGGGCTACCTGCTGCTCACCGCGTATGACCCGGAGCTGGAGCCCCGGGTGACGCCGCGGCGCCTGACGTGGCTCGCCGAGGGGGCGCATCTCTCGGGTGGGGACACGCCGGGCCTGCTGCTCGACGCGGACATGGCGAGGAGCCTGCGCGCGACGGTGATGGAGCCCTCGGTGGACGAGGAGGCCTGGCCCGCGTTGCTCGCGGCGGACCGGGAAGGCGTGCTCAATGGCGAGGCGGTGCGCCTGACGGGCACGCTGGTGGGCGCGCCGCTCGGGGACCAACGCCAGGGCTATGTGCCGCTGGGCACCGCGCAGCGGTTGCTGCGCATGGAGGGGCGTGTCACCGAGTACGCCCTGTCGGTGGCGAACCTGGAGGACGTGCACGCGGTGCGTGACGCGGCGCGGGCGGTGCTGGGCCCCGGCTACGAGGTGCACGCCTGGGATGACGTGCTGCCTTTCGTCGCGCAGCTGGTGCGGCACCAGGACTTCATCTTCGCCATCGTCACCCTGGTGTTCCTGCTGACGGTGCTGCTGGGGATCGTCAACGTGATGTTGATGAACGTGCTGGAGCGGGTGCGGGAGATCGGCACCCTGCTCGCGGTGGGGCTGAGGCGGCGGCACGTGGTGTCGCTCTTCCTGCTGGAGGGCGCGGTGCTGGGCCTGCTGGGAGGCGTGCTCGGCGCGGGAGTGGGGTGGGGGGTGACCTGGTGGCTGGGGCGGCAGGGCATCCACCTGCCGGCCTATGGCACCACGGCCGACAGCGTCATCCGGCCGCACATCTCCGGGTTGTACGTGGTGCGCGCGGTGGGGCTGGCCACGGTGGGCGCGGCGCTCGCCGCCCTGTGGCCCGCGTATCGCGCCTCCCAACTCCGTCCCGTGGAGGCCCTGGCCCACTCATGA
- a CDS encoding ABC transporter permease: MSSLSSLAARNVARNLRRSLVTLASVLLGVTAVLVLEGFIGGFLRLIVDDVVLGKTGALQVHTTGYMESSDALLLEPNIPYDESLLARIRAVPGVKGVTGRIQFSGLVSNGVSQTMFVGRGLDLATEAQAVPRTGFDVLPGGRMLTVEDHAQAIVGGELAHAFHAVASGTKSGTEVDRVTLASSSPRGRANSLDVAVAGLSVSGLPHENKSVVTVPLPLAQELVGLEGRVTELAVAVDDLDRLDSIAASLRVLLGPGYEVHTWRQLQPFVGDTLQRMRFVMGLIGLILFVIILTGILNTTLMSVFERVREIGTLLAVGMRQRQVLVLFLWEAALIGVMGAVGGVGVGWALVRAIAARGVPMAMVLNTGSNSLLRPELRPSFVLLTFGVAVVGALAAAAWPAWKASRLRPVEALRSV, from the coding sequence ATGAGCTCCTTGTCCTCTCTCGCCGCGCGCAATGTGGCGCGCAATCTCCGCCGCAGCCTCGTCACCCTGGCCTCCGTGCTCCTGGGCGTCACCGCGGTGCTCGTGCTGGAGGGCTTCATCGGAGGCTTCCTGCGCCTCATCGTGGACGACGTCGTGCTGGGCAAGACGGGCGCGCTCCAGGTCCACACCACCGGATATATGGAGAGCAGTGACGCGCTCCTGCTCGAGCCGAACATCCCCTACGACGAGTCGCTGCTCGCCCGCATCCGCGCGGTGCCCGGCGTCAAGGGCGTCACCGGCCGCATCCAGTTCTCCGGGCTGGTGAGCAACGGCGTGTCCCAGACGATGTTCGTGGGCCGGGGCCTGGACCTGGCCACGGAGGCCCAGGCGGTCCCCCGGACGGGCTTCGACGTGTTGCCCGGCGGGCGGATGCTCACGGTGGAAGACCATGCCCAGGCCATCGTCGGCGGCGAGCTGGCGCATGCCTTCCACGCGGTGGCCTCGGGGACGAAGTCCGGGACCGAGGTGGACCGGGTGACGCTCGCCTCGTCGAGCCCCAGGGGCCGCGCCAACTCGCTGGACGTGGCGGTGGCGGGGCTGAGCGTGTCGGGGCTGCCCCACGAGAACAAGAGCGTGGTGACGGTGCCCCTGCCGCTCGCGCAGGAGCTGGTGGGCCTGGAGGGCCGCGTCACCGAGCTGGCCGTGGCGGTGGACGATCTGGATCGCCTGGACTCCATCGCCGCGTCACTGCGCGTCCTGCTCGGCCCTGGCTACGAGGTGCACACCTGGCGCCAGCTCCAGCCCTTCGTGGGCGACACGTTGCAGCGCATGCGCTTCGTGATGGGGCTCATCGGGCTCATCCTCTTCGTCATCATCCTCACGGGCATCCTCAACACCACGCTCATGAGCGTGTTCGAGCGGGTGAGGGAGATTGGCACCCTGCTCGCGGTGGGCATGCGCCAGCGGCAGGTGCTGGTGCTCTTCCTGTGGGAGGCCGCGCTGATTGGCGTGATGGGGGCGGTGGGAGGCGTGGGCGTGGGCTGGGCGCTCGTGCGGGCCATCGCGGCCCGAGGCGTTCCCATGGCCATGGTACTGAACACCGGCTCCAACTCCCTGCTGCGTCCGGAGCTGCGCCCCTCCTTCGTGCTGCTCACCTTTGGAGTGGCGGTGGTGGGGGCGCTGGCCGCCGCGGCCTGGCCGGCCTGGAAGGCGAGCCGCCTGCGCCCGGTGGAGGCGCTGCGCTCGGTGTGA
- a CDS encoding serine/threonine-protein kinase translates to MSALDATSTTINRTHAPDLIPGYRLEKLVGTGGMGEVHKATQLSLGRTVAIKLLSPQLAQDESFVARFQKEAAALATLHHPHIVSIVDKGSTPTTYYLVMEFVDGPSLRERIRQPPADAFEHLRIMMQICRAIEYAHHRGVIHRDLKPENILFDMQAGDLPKVTDFGLASFLEDTSARFALTSTHVAMGTLSYMAPEQRVDAKSADARADIFALGLIFYELLVGELPAGHYDPPSRRKPGLDPRLDGIIAHCLKQLPADRYASVTALMRDLEPLIPHYTTLSPTKLSRTERLKQSLARVMRTCLQVTAALLVVAAVGVLGAAWLRNSEQRVPVTPGTALTADLGPPSVQPLAGRLSSVEGEPRKVTLGEGPDKPSLLVSGRPLVLEDRKLVFPAVEGQSRVGLMRVDVPNMRGDQARFVARVNARGPELTFGTRLKSLFYGPPPPPETALLLLGSTGRYVALVYSGQGAPLRLEWNLGEKRGTMIGPDSPEGPVELELDVDEEGVLIASVGTKEDRRPVAEPLHLGPNWQDKRFGDEPVPALGCIEGMCQAENFGYTVRPVPRSGPPGAIVEAARQEAPRVAAPAPAKKTVHKPAPSRGKRSK, encoded by the coding sequence ATGTCCGCTCTCGACGCCACCTCCACCACCATCAACCGGACGCACGCGCCGGATCTCATTCCCGGCTACCGCCTGGAGAAACTCGTCGGCACCGGCGGCATGGGCGAGGTGCACAAGGCCACCCAGCTGTCCCTGGGCCGCACGGTGGCCATCAAGCTGCTCAGCCCCCAGCTGGCCCAGGACGAGAGCTTCGTCGCCCGCTTCCAGAAGGAGGCCGCGGCGCTCGCCACCCTGCACCACCCCCACATCGTCTCCATCGTCGACAAGGGCAGCACGCCCACGACGTACTACCTGGTGATGGAGTTCGTGGATGGGCCGTCCCTGCGCGAGCGCATCCGCCAGCCCCCGGCGGACGCCTTCGAGCACCTGCGCATCATGATGCAGATCTGCCGGGCCATCGAGTACGCGCACCACCGGGGCGTCATCCACCGCGACCTCAAGCCGGAGAACATCCTCTTCGACATGCAGGCGGGCGACCTGCCCAAGGTGACGGACTTCGGGCTCGCGTCCTTCCTGGAGGACACCAGCGCGCGCTTCGCCCTCACCAGCACGCACGTGGCCATGGGCACGCTGTCCTATATGGCGCCCGAGCAGCGCGTGGACGCCAAGAGCGCGGACGCCCGGGCGGACATCTTCGCGCTCGGCCTCATCTTCTATGAGTTGCTCGTGGGGGAGCTGCCCGCGGGCCACTATGATCCGCCCTCGCGGCGCAAGCCCGGGTTGGATCCCCGCCTGGACGGCATCATCGCCCACTGCCTCAAGCAGTTGCCCGCGGACCGCTACGCCAGCGTCACCGCGCTCATGCGGGACCTGGAACCGCTCATCCCCCACTACACCACGCTGTCGCCCACGAAGCTCAGCCGCACGGAGCGGCTGAAGCAGAGCCTGGCGCGCGTGATGCGCACCTGTCTGCAGGTGACGGCCGCGCTGCTCGTGGTGGCGGCGGTGGGCGTGCTGGGCGCCGCGTGGCTGCGCAACTCGGAGCAGCGCGTTCCGGTGACACCGGGCACCGCGCTGACCGCGGACCTGGGCCCGCCCTCGGTGCAGCCGCTCGCGGGACGGCTGTCCTCGGTGGAGGGCGAGCCGCGCAAGGTGACGCTCGGAGAGGGCCCCGACAAACCCTCGCTGCTGGTGTCCGGCCGGCCCCTGGTGCTGGAGGACCGCAAGCTCGTCTTCCCGGCGGTGGAGGGCCAGTCGCGCGTGGGCCTCATGCGCGTGGACGTGCCCAACATGCGCGGAGACCAGGCGCGCTTCGTGGCCCGGGTGAACGCCCGCGGCCCGGAGTTGACGTTCGGCACGCGCCTCAAGTCCCTGTTCTACGGCCCTCCGCCCCCGCCCGAGACCGCCCTGCTGCTGCTCGGCAGCACGGGCCGCTACGTGGCCCTGGTGTACAGCGGACAGGGCGCCCCGCTGCGGCTCGAGTGGAACCTCGGGGAGAAGCGCGGGACGATGATCGGCCCCGACTCGCCCGAGGGCCCCGTGGAGCTGGAGCTGGACGTGGACGAGGAGGGCGTGCTCATCGCCTCCGTGGGAACCAAGGAGGACCGGCGCCCCGTGGCCGAGCCCCTGCACCTGGGCCCGAACTGGCAGGACAAGCGCTTTGGCGACGAGCCCGTCCCCGCCCTGGGCTGCATCGAGGGCATGTGTCAGGCGGAGAACTTCGGCTACACGGTGCGGCCCGTGCCCCGAAGCGGGCCCCCGGGCGCCATCGTGGAGGCCGCGCGGCAGGAGGCCCCGAGGGTGGCGGCCCCCGCCCCGGCGAAGAAGACGGTCCACAAGCCCGCTCCCTCCCGGGGCAAACGCTCGAAATAG